A single window of Bombus pascuorum chromosome 1, iyBomPasc1.1, whole genome shotgun sequence DNA harbors:
- the LOC132909150 gene encoding uncharacterized protein LOC132909150 encodes MQDRRVFGAPCLRIKVGTERTTAKKRRQSPRRTATPAPATEGEKGRGKDDIGSCCSGTGVTLLLLCGVYGALAGRRYIAIPVDGFDVIELSPVAPATARITRQTEAYLPVAVPSVSQEEPRSLRSERSNARILDYVDFGGQTGSNGAFSWYADYPAHH; translated from the exons ATGCAAGACCGGCGAGTTTTCGGAGCTCCTTGTCTACGGATAAAAGTCGGAACCGAGCGGACGACCGCAAAAAAGAGGAGACAAAGTCCTCGGCGAACAGCAACGCCGGCACCAGCAacagaaggagaaaaaggaagaggaaaggaCGATATCGGAAGTTGCTGCAGTGGAACA GGGGTAACGTTGCTTCTTTTGTGCGGTGTCTACGGTGCTTTGGCCGGTCGCCGTTACATCGCCATTCCGGTGGACGGGTTCGACGTGATCGAGCTGAGCCCGGTGGCCCCAGCCACAGCCAGGATCACCAGGCAGACAGAAGCTTACCTTCCAGTAGCAGTTCCTAGTGTCTCTCAGGAAGAGCCGAGGAGTCTGCGCTCGGAGAGGTCCAACGCCCGCATCCTGGATTACGTGGATTTCGGTGGACAAACAGGCTCGAACGGAGCCTTCAGCTGGTACGCCGATTATCCAGCGCATCACTAA
- the LOC132908272 gene encoding tudor and KH domain-containing protein homolog: protein MKWMVRYFTPPILLGLSLTSVSIAVLYVLYRKDEEDIKSRKSQVEISKRYTIECKVPRQSVPAVIGRGGSMIKDIQNKTGTQIHFKEDNIECPERVCIIKGSYESVYLAEKMIKSIIQNQPIIESYVLSVPQKACGKIIGRGGDVIHHIQTVSGAKITIENVFLPSEPNAERKVNIKGTSKQINTALELIQNKIYEEEEERTQLEASSAARLPRGRSSPRNTINTSEPNLGQNAESLMLPVSGGLIEVYVSAVETPSQFWVQIVGPGINALDKLVSDMNDYYSKRENYEMHKLKSVKIGQMVAAKFGFNKQWYRAEVISLPTNDQCEVFYLDYGDHEIIDRISILELRTDFLSLRLQAVECSMANIKPPGGEWSNDECDFFAEITFLAEWKVLHAKVKGFKERIFGYGRSHREGSPIPSVELYNKLDNEEINIGYEMIREGYAEHEDTILSDTSSTSSLFSRGGPSTPPSTKRTLSPDSSVNTSRKLESAIDLSNASTIKIGTPTDISDILKSEVKEIHLFTPQKPHDEDGEIDLVTSKKDEMNRFIENEKEVQQNDDRSVRPLNGTFIPYESVSEKRERPWQISKFSLIAPAGFESDLSEDSDAMELG from the exons atgaaGTGGATGGTCCGTTATTTTACACCACCAATTTTACTTGGTTTATCTTTAACAAGCGTTAGTATTGCTGTACTATATGTATTGTACAGAAAG GACGAAGAAGATATTAAATCCAGAAAAAGTCAAGTTGAGATTTCAAAACGATATACAATAGAATGTAAAGTACCCAGACAATCTGTACCTGCTGTTATTGGAAGGGGTGGTTCAAtgataaaagatatacaaaataaaacaggAACTCAGATTCACTTTAAAGAGGATAACATTGAATGTCCAGAACGTGTTTGCATCATAAAAGGAAGCTATGAATCTGTATATCTAGCtgaaaaaatgataaagtCCATAATTCAGAATCAGCCTATAATTGAATCATATGTATTGTCTGTTCCTCAAAAAGCATGTGGGAAAATAATAGGAAGAGGTGGTGATGTTATACATCATATCCAAACAGTCTCTGGTGCGAAAATCACTATTGAAAAtgtctttcttccttctgaGCCAA ATGCTGAAAgaaaagttaatataaaaGGAACATCTAAACAAATTAATACAGCTTTagaattaattcaaaataaaatttatgaagaagaagaagaacgcaCACAGTTAGAGGCTTCTTCTGCTGCAAGACTGCCTAGAGGAAGATCATCTcctcgtaatactataaatacGTCTGAACCGAATCTGGGTCAAAATGCTGAATCTTTAATGTTACCag tATCTGGAGGTTTGATAGAAGTATATGTGTCTGCAGTGGAAACTCCCAGTCAGTTTTGGGTTCAAATCGTTGGTCCTGGAATTAATGCACTAGATAAATTAGTGTCTGACATGAATGATTACTAcagtaaaagagaaaattatgaaatgcataaattgaaaagt GTAAAAATTGGCCAAATGGTAGCAGCAAAATTCGGTTTTAATAAGCAATGGTACAGAGCTGAAGTTATTTCCCTACCTACAAATGATCAATGTGAAGTCTTTTACTTGGATTATGGAGATCATGAAATAATCGACCGCATTTCTATATTGGAACTTCGAACCGATTTTCTCAGCTTAAGGTTGCAAGCGGTCGAGTGTTCAATGGCCAATATTAAACCACC GGGAGGTGAATGGTCCAACGACGAATGTGACTTTTTCGCGGAGATCACGTTTTTAGCTGAATGGAAAGTTCTTCACGCCAAAGTTAAGGGTTTCAAAGAGAGAATCTTCGGCTATGGAAGATCTCATCGCGAAGGTTCACCGATTCCTTCCGTCGAGCTTTACAATAAACTTGATAACGAG GAAATTAACATTGGTTACGAGATGATAAGGGAAGGTTACGCCGAGCATGAAGATACTATACTATCGGATACTTCTTCGACGTCGTCGCTATTCTCACGTGGGGGTCCTTCGACTCCTCCGTCGACGAAGCGAACTTTGAGTCCTGATTCGTCGGTAAACACTTCACGTAAATTGGAGTCAGCCATCGACTTGTCAAATGCATCGACCATAAAAATCGGGACGCCTACTGATATATCTGACATATTGAAATCTGAAGTTAAAGAAATTCACCTATTTACGCCGCAA AAACCACACGATGAGGACGGGGAAATCGATCTGGTGACATCGAAGAAGGACGAGATGAATCGCTTCATCGAAAACGAGAAGGAAGTTCAACAGAACGACGACCGTAGTGTTCGCCCTCTAAACGGCACTTTCATTCCGTATGAGTCGGTTTCCGAAAAACGGGAACGTCCATGGCAAATCTCGAAATTCTCGCTAATCGCTCCGGCTGGCTTCGAGAGTGATTTGTCAGAAGACTCGGACGCGATGGAGCTGGGGTAA
- the LOC132908447 gene encoding protein roadkill-like isoform X1: protein MELLVPAVSDVVFKYTWPVPNYKKIILKKKLIDSPSFDINVNDIRSTWNLSIRFWKNPDGKRMINPMVLCLNMLNCTVDEAEQAKIRFQFAVFNADVKHWEYCHVSRTILELKSYTDIISLGYRDLSIADRHLKKNGEVMLMVKIQIIHYESEKHHLSQDMARLLKHSYGADTKLTCGGLNKIEIPVHSNILAARSNVLAEMISPIRELNNRKSSKSDTAEDKILDMRELEEDIIEKENESSNNRYVYALNLLDLSKEVTEELLRYIYSDHVDNLDIFAQELLSLAERFCLQGLKELCERNLIETITPENVASRLLVADEFGCDALKRASLAYCEKNITMLNKSLAWKMMEQTNPELFNEVCEAGISSSRSSNIDDSELSN from the exons atGGAGTTGCTGGTGCCAGCCGTCTCGGACGTCGTGTTTAAGTACACGTGGCCCGTTccaaattacaaaaaaattattttaaagaaaaaacttATCGATAGCCCGTCGTTCGACATCAATGTGAACGATATTCGCAGCACGTGGAATTTGTCCATCAGATTCTGGAAGAATCCTGATG GCAAACGAATGATAAACCCGATGGTATTGTGcctgaacatgttgaactgCACCGTAGATGAAGCGGAACAAGCGAAGATACGATTTCAATTTGCAGTTTTCAATGCTGACGTTAAACACTGGGAGTACTGTCACGTTAGCAGGACAATACTTGAGCTGAAATCATACACGGACATCATTTCCTTGGGATACAGGGACTTGTCCATCGCCGACAGGCATTTAAAGAAGAACGGCGAAGTGATGTTAATGGTTAAGATTCAGATAATCCATTACGAAAGCGAGAAACACCACTTGTCGCAG GATATGGCCAGACTATTAAAGCATTCGTATGGCGCAGACACTAAGTTGACTTGCGGGGgtttgaataaaatagaaattccaGTTCACAGCAACATATTGGCTGCTCGTAGCAACGTTCTCGCTGAAATGATTTCGCCCATAAGAGAATTGAATAACAGGAAAAGCTCGAAATCGGATACCGCAGAAGATAAGATATTGGACATGAGAGAATTAGAAGAAGATataatcgaaaaagaaaacgaaagttCCAAT aatcgtTACGTGTATGCTCTGAATTTGCTGGATCTTAGCAAAGAAGTGACAGAAGAATTGTTGCGATACATTTATAGCGATCACGTTGataatttggatattttcgCTCAGGAACTTTTATCTTTGGCTGAACGCTTTTGCCTACAAG GGTTAAAAGAACTCTGCGAAAGAAATCTTATCGAAACGATAACCCCAGAAAATGTAGCTAGCAGACTTTTGGTTGCAGACGAGTTTGGCTGTGATGCGCTTAAAAGAGCAAGTTTGGCATATTgcgagaaaaatataacgatgCTTAACAAAAGTTTAGCATGGAAAATGATGGAACAAACAAACCCAGAATTATTCAATGAAGTTTGTGAAGCTGGTATTAGCAGTTCAAGATCAAGTAACATAGATGATAGTGAATTAAGCAATTGA
- the LOC132908447 gene encoding protein roadkill-like isoform X2 produces the protein MELLVPAVSDVVFKYTWPVPNYKKIILKKKLIDSPSFDINVNDIRSTWNLSIRFWKNPDVFNADVKHWEYCHVSRTILELKSYTDIISLGYRDLSIADRHLKKNGEVMLMVKIQIIHYESEKHHLSQDMARLLKHSYGADTKLTCGGLNKIEIPVHSNILAARSNVLAEMISPIRELNNRKSSKSDTAEDKILDMRELEEDIIEKENESSNNRYVYALNLLDLSKEVTEELLRYIYSDHVDNLDIFAQELLSLAERFCLQGLKELCERNLIETITPENVASRLLVADEFGCDALKRASLAYCEKNITMLNKSLAWKMMEQTNPELFNEVCEAGISSSRSSNIDDSELSN, from the exons atGGAGTTGCTGGTGCCAGCCGTCTCGGACGTCGTGTTTAAGTACACGTGGCCCGTTccaaattacaaaaaaattattttaaagaaaaaacttATCGATAGCCCGTCGTTCGACATCAATGTGAACGATATTCGCAGCACGTGGAATTTGTCCATCAGATTCTGGAAGAATCCTGATG TTTTCAATGCTGACGTTAAACACTGGGAGTACTGTCACGTTAGCAGGACAATACTTGAGCTGAAATCATACACGGACATCATTTCCTTGGGATACAGGGACTTGTCCATCGCCGACAGGCATTTAAAGAAGAACGGCGAAGTGATGTTAATGGTTAAGATTCAGATAATCCATTACGAAAGCGAGAAACACCACTTGTCGCAG GATATGGCCAGACTATTAAAGCATTCGTATGGCGCAGACACTAAGTTGACTTGCGGGGgtttgaataaaatagaaattccaGTTCACAGCAACATATTGGCTGCTCGTAGCAACGTTCTCGCTGAAATGATTTCGCCCATAAGAGAATTGAATAACAGGAAAAGCTCGAAATCGGATACCGCAGAAGATAAGATATTGGACATGAGAGAATTAGAAGAAGATataatcgaaaaagaaaacgaaagttCCAAT aatcgtTACGTGTATGCTCTGAATTTGCTGGATCTTAGCAAAGAAGTGACAGAAGAATTGTTGCGATACATTTATAGCGATCACGTTGataatttggatattttcgCTCAGGAACTTTTATCTTTGGCTGAACGCTTTTGCCTACAAG GGTTAAAAGAACTCTGCGAAAGAAATCTTATCGAAACGATAACCCCAGAAAATGTAGCTAGCAGACTTTTGGTTGCAGACGAGTTTGGCTGTGATGCGCTTAAAAGAGCAAGTTTGGCATATTgcgagaaaaatataacgatgCTTAACAAAAGTTTAGCATGGAAAATGATGGAACAAACAAACCCAGAATTATTCAATGAAGTTTGTGAAGCTGGTATTAGCAGTTCAAGATCAAGTAACATAGATGATAGTGAATTAAGCAATTGA
- the LOC132908447 gene encoding protein roadkill-like isoform X3, whose amino-acid sequence MINPMVLCLNMLNCTVDEAEQAKIRFQFAVFNADVKHWEYCHVSRTILELKSYTDIISLGYRDLSIADRHLKKNGEVMLMVKIQIIHYESEKHHLSQDMARLLKHSYGADTKLTCGGLNKIEIPVHSNILAARSNVLAEMISPIRELNNRKSSKSDTAEDKILDMRELEEDIIEKENESSNNRYVYALNLLDLSKEVTEELLRYIYSDHVDNLDIFAQELLSLAERFCLQGLKELCERNLIETITPENVASRLLVADEFGCDALKRASLAYCEKNITMLNKSLAWKMMEQTNPELFNEVCEAGISSSRSSNIDDSELSN is encoded by the exons ATGATAAACCCGATGGTATTGTGcctgaacatgttgaactgCACCGTAGATGAAGCGGAACAAGCGAAGATACGATTTCAATTTGCAGTTTTCAATGCTGACGTTAAACACTGGGAGTACTGTCACGTTAGCAGGACAATACTTGAGCTGAAATCATACACGGACATCATTTCCTTGGGATACAGGGACTTGTCCATCGCCGACAGGCATTTAAAGAAGAACGGCGAAGTGATGTTAATGGTTAAGATTCAGATAATCCATTACGAAAGCGAGAAACACCACTTGTCGCAG GATATGGCCAGACTATTAAAGCATTCGTATGGCGCAGACACTAAGTTGACTTGCGGGGgtttgaataaaatagaaattccaGTTCACAGCAACATATTGGCTGCTCGTAGCAACGTTCTCGCTGAAATGATTTCGCCCATAAGAGAATTGAATAACAGGAAAAGCTCGAAATCGGATACCGCAGAAGATAAGATATTGGACATGAGAGAATTAGAAGAAGATataatcgaaaaagaaaacgaaagttCCAAT aatcgtTACGTGTATGCTCTGAATTTGCTGGATCTTAGCAAAGAAGTGACAGAAGAATTGTTGCGATACATTTATAGCGATCACGTTGataatttggatattttcgCTCAGGAACTTTTATCTTTGGCTGAACGCTTTTGCCTACAAG GGTTAAAAGAACTCTGCGAAAGAAATCTTATCGAAACGATAACCCCAGAAAATGTAGCTAGCAGACTTTTGGTTGCAGACGAGTTTGGCTGTGATGCGCTTAAAAGAGCAAGTTTGGCATATTgcgagaaaaatataacgatgCTTAACAAAAGTTTAGCATGGAAAATGATGGAACAAACAAACCCAGAATTATTCAATGAAGTTTGTGAAGCTGGTATTAGCAGTTCAAGATCAAGTAACATAGATGATAGTGAATTAAGCAATTGA
- the LOC132909690 gene encoding glyoxylate reductase/hydroxypyruvate reductase-like, which produces MIEEIERHKRTMKPRVLVTSNDVPTAGIDLLRTKCDVTIIQTAMPNREEVLQVLPGHDAIFVTGHISINSDFLNNAGSSLKVVSTMSAGYDHLDVPEIKRRGIKVGHTPMVLSAAVAEIAVLLTLNAARRTHEGRLKLEQGQVARSLQWLLGQDLRGSTVGIVGLGNIGQAIVKRLKGFDVNRFVYTGHSRKNAGDELGAHFVSLDDLLAQSDFVIVAVPLNNETRGLFNDDTFSKMKRNAVFINIARGQIVKTDALIRALRNNTIFAAGLDVTDPEPLPPDHELLKLPNAVVIPHLGSATTKTRNDMSLTAAQNILNGLEGKPLIYEL; this is translated from the exons ATGATAGAGGAA aTAGAACGCCACAAAAGAACAATGAAGCCACGTGTATTGGTCACGAGTAACGATGTTCCAACAGCCGGCATAGATCTCTTGCGGACAAA ATGCGATGTCACAATTATTCAGACGGCTATGCCTAATCGAGAAGAAGTATTGCAAGTTCTTCCTGGTCATGATGCTATCTTTGTTACTGGGCATATCAGTATAAATAGCGATTTTCTTAATAATGCAG gATCGTCTCTAAAAGTCGTCTCAACAATGTCAGCTGGCTATGACCATTTGGATGTTCccgaaattaaaagaagaggTATCAAAGTTGGTCATACTCCTATGGTTTTATCAGCTGCAGTTGCAGAAATTGCAGTACTTCTGACATTAAATGCAGCAAGACGAACTCATGAAGGACGTCTAAAACTTGAACA aGGACAAGTGGCAAGATCTTTGCAATGGTTACTTGGTCAAGATTTAAGAGGATCAACAGTTGGCATTGTTGGTTTGGGTAATATTGGACAAGCTATTGTTAAACGACTGAAAGGATTCGATGTAAATCGTTTCGTTTATACCGGACATTCTCGTAAAAATGCAG GGGATGAACTTGGAGCGCATTTTGTGTCTCTTGACGACCTTCTTGCACAAAGTGATTTCGTAATTGTCGCTGTCCCCCTAAATAATGAAACTAGAGGATTGTTTAACGATGATACTTttagtaaaatgaaaagaaacgcGGTATTCATAAACATTGCCCGTGGGCAAATCGTAAAGACAGATGCCTTGATTAgagcattgcgtaataacaCAATTTTTGCGGCGGGTCTTGATGTTACGGACCCTGAACCATTGCCTCCCGATCACGAACTTCTTAAACTTCCCAATGCTG TGGTCATACCTCATTTGGGCAGTGCTACTACGAAGACACGAAATGATATGTCTCTTACTGCAGCACAAAACATTCTCAATGGATTAGAGGGTAAGCCACTGATATATGAATTGTAA
- the LOC132909871 gene encoding ragulator complex protein LAMTOR3-A → MTAELRKFLYGLLSSVEGLHSILITDRDGVPVISVTDDTTPELAMRASFLSTFGMATDQGSKLGLGKNKTIICMYSSYQVVQMNKLPLVISFIASHNCNTGHILSLETKIDPILSNLKNAVVEA, encoded by the exons ATGACAGCA GAATTAAGAAAGTTTCTTTATGGACTTTTAAGTAGTGTGGAAGGGCTTCATAGTATACTGATAACAGATAGGGATGGAGTACCTGTCATTTCTGTAACTGATGATACGACACCTGAATTAGCTATGAGAGCAAGTTTCTTATCTACATTTGGCATGGCAACAGATCAAGGGAGCAAATTGGGtttaggaaaaaataaaacaattatatgCATGTACAGTAGTTATCag gTAGTTCAGATGAACAAATTACCTTTAGTAATAAGTTTTATTGCAAGTCATAATTGTAATACAGGCCATATATTATCTTTGGAAACTAAAATTGATCCAATCctaagtaatttaaaaaatgcagtAGTGGAAGCCTGA
- the LOC132909752 gene encoding erlin-1-like produces the protein MFDQSIIGICFCTCLAIVFNFSLHRIEEGHVGVYFRGGALLPQVSNPGFHMMIPLLTTYRSVQVTLQTDEVKNVPCGTSGGVMIYFDRIEVVNILDANSVYNMVRNFTADYDQTLIFNKIHHELNQFCSVHTLHEVYIDLFDQIDENLKTALQKDLNDLAPGLSIHAVRVTKPKIPETIRKNYELMEAEKTKLLISTQHQKVVEKDAETDRKKAVIEAEKEAQVAKIQYIQKIMEKESQQRIAAIEDEMHLARQKSRSDAEHYQTKMQAEANKLLLTREFLELKKYEAIAHNTKIYYGQDIPKMFMLDLTQVSN, from the exons ATGTTTGACCAGAGCATTATTGGAATATGTTTTTGTACTTGCTTAGCAATAGTTTTCAACTTTTCTTTACATCGTATAGAAGAAGGTCATGTTGGTGTTTATTTTAGA GGTGGAGCGTTATTGCCTCAAGTCAGCAACCCTGGGTTTCATATGATGATACCCTTATTAACAACATATCGCTCTGTCCAAGTTACGCTACAGACAGATGAAGTAAAGAATGTTCCATGCGGAACAAGTGGAGGtgtaatgatttattttgatCGTATAGaagttgtaaatatattagatGCAAATAGTg tttataacatgGTGAGAAACTTTACAGCAGATTATGATCAaacattaatattcaataagaTTCACCATGaattaaatcaattttgtTCTGTACACACATTGCACGAGGTGTATATAGACTTGTTCGATCAAAtagatgaaaatttgaaaactgCTTTACAAAAAGACTTAAATGACTTAGCACCTGGTTTAAGTATTCATGCAGTTAGAGTTACTAAACCAAAAATTCCAGAAACTATCAGAAAAAATTATGAGTTAAT GGAAGCAGAGAAAacaaaacttttaatttcaacacAGCATCAGAAAGTCGTCGAAAAGGATGCAGAGACCGATAGAAAAAAAGCTGTTATTGAAGCAGAAAAAGAGGCACAAGTAGCAAAAATACAgtatattcaaaaaattatgGAGAAAGAGTCACAACAACGAATAGCGGCTATTGAAGATGAAATGCATTTGGCAAGACAGAAAAGTCGTTCAGATGCTGAACATTATCAAACAAAAATGCAGGCTGAAGCAAATAAGCTTCTTCTTACCCGAGAATTTTTAGAACTAAAGAAATATGAAGCAATAGcacataatacaaaaatatattatggtCAAGATATACCAAAAATGTTTATGTTGGATCTTACTCAAGTATCAAATTAA
- the LOC132909377 gene encoding SET domain-containing protein SmydA-8-like, which translates to MEGKSKNAATPTLKYRVAYSEKLGRYLQAAKNLAAGEVILREEPIAVGPITSSKDPACFACLRLLPKIKKELQYVCSKCNIAPLCSTACEERSKHHTPDECEIFKRNKDLLINNTENIIGVLLPLRLWLLRQRDPELWKQVESMEAHTDKRRNTSVWKDRELNVVNVIKSLHLVPDDDPSVSEFLQLLCGILDVNCFELRSPGGLDGLLLRGLYVEASLMAHDCRGNTHLTADDNFQLTVYASLPIKEGDEIYFNYTSSLLGTLGRREHLRGGKYFECECPLCSDPYEMGSYMSSILCPRCREGYIGMQNPLTKFPYEKGTRWQCNKCKSSIGGRLVRATLNITRTLIDDVDDYDIKGLETLMAKLSKSFHRNHFLMLSLKQKLLAAYRKEVATPNPQKKIMQKMSDVCKEMYDMLEIIEPGISRLKGIMLYEMHLPLVLLANRAYSAREISSNELASRLEEAGHLLKKSLTMLLLEPVDTPEGKLAKRALQELKALNQNIVDVKTINETEESGNRDRKKLQKNKSNKNK; encoded by the exons ATGGAAGGAAAATCGAAAAACGCTGCGACTCCTACGTTAAAATATAGAGTTGCTTACTCAGAGAAGCTGGGCAG atatttacaGGCGGCAAAGAATTTAGCAGCAGGCGAAGTGATACTTCGTGAAGAACCGATCGCTGTTGGACCTATAACTTCCAGCAAAGATCCGGCATGCTTTGCGTGTTTGCGTTTGTTGCCAAAAATCAAGAAGGAACTACAGTATGTTTGCTCAAAATGCAACATTGCGCCTCTGTGCAGTACTGCCTGCGAG GAACGATCGAAACATCATACACCGGATGAGtgcgaaattttcaaacgcaataaagatttattaataaacaatacGGAAAATATCATCGGTGTATTATTACCGTTAAGATTATGGCTCTTGAGACAAAGAGATCCAGAATTATGGAAACAAGTCGAATCTATGGAAGCTCATACAGATAAGAGAAGAAACACGTCCGTCTGGAAAGATAGAGAACTAAATGTCGTAAAT GTGATAAAATCGCTTCATTTAGTTCCTGATGACGACCCATCTGTCTCAGAGTTCCTTCAACTGCTGTGCGGAATTTTAGACGTTAATTGTTTCGAGCTCAGATCTCCGGGAGGTCTGGATGGACTTCTTTTACGAGGTTTATATGTGGAGGCCTCCCTGATGGCTCACGACTGCAGGGGTAACACTCATCTAACTGCTGATGACAATTTTCAGCTTACTGTATACGCCAGTTTGCCGATCAAAGAAGGCGACGAAATTTACTTCAATTACACCTCGTCGCTTTTG GGAACCTTAGGTAGAAGAGAACATTTGCGAGGTGGGAAGTATTTCGAATGTGAGTGCCCATTATGCAGCGATCCATACGAAATGGGATCGTACATGAGCAGTATTCTGTGTCCACGATGTAGAGAGGGTTACATAGGAATGCAAAACCCTCTGACAAAGTTTCCATACGAAAAAGGAACGAGATGGCAATGCAACAAGTGCAAAAGCTCCATCGGAGGTCGTCTTGTCAGAGCCACTTTAAATATAACCAGAACATTGATCGACGATGTGGACGATTACGATATTAAA GGATTGGAAACTTTAATGGCGAAATTGTCGAAGTCTTTCCATCGAAATCATTTTCTAATGCTATCATTGAAACAAAAGTTACTAGCTGCCTATAGAAAGGAAGTGGCAACACCAAatccacaaaaaaaaattatgcaaaaaatGTCTGACGTATGTAAGGAAATGTACGATATGCTTGAAATTATCGAACCAGGAATATCTCGATTGAAAG gaataatgttatacgaaatGCACTTACCATTAGTGTTGTTAGCAAATCGTGCATATTCCGCACgagaaatttcttcaaacgAATTAGCTTCGCGCCTTGAAGAGGCCGGGCATCTCTTGAAGAAGTCTCTAACGATGCTCCTTTTGGAACCAGTGGACACGCCAGAAGGGAAATTGGCCAAACGAGCTTTGCAAGAATTAAAGGCATTAAATCAGAATATAGTCGATGTTAAAACTATCAATGAAACTGAGGAAAGTGGCAACCGTGACAgaaaaaaattacagaaaaataaatctaataaaaacaaatag